One stretch of Streptomyces sp. MMBL 11-1 DNA includes these proteins:
- a CDS encoding ABC transporter permease: protein MKATAAPPRPADVRAAPPRRRTRLRALLGSGNATALIGGTIVAATILVALLAPLIAPDDPLATNPSSIGLAPFSGGHLLGTDEVGRDILSRLMYGTRLALLVAVVPTLVALAIGGCLGLLSGYVGGWLDSTLMRVFDVMFSFPGILLALGIGVALGPGITSMVIAMVVVTVPEFGRIVRGNVIALRQEQYVEAAGALGYSHPRIAFRHITPNLLGGVVVFATLQTGRNVILSSSLAFLGLGAQPPAPDWGQMLSGGRALLVTAPHVATIPGLAIVVLAVGFNLLGDGIRDRLDPRSRKSRAVRGSERTLRARWSRS from the coding sequence ATGAAGGCCACTGCGGCACCACCCCGCCCCGCCGACGTGCGGGCCGCGCCCCCTCGACGGCGCACCCGCCTCCGCGCTCTGCTGGGCTCCGGCAACGCCACCGCCCTCATCGGCGGCACCATCGTCGCCGCCACGATCCTCGTCGCGCTCCTCGCGCCCCTGATCGCCCCGGACGACCCGCTCGCCACCAACCCCTCGTCCATCGGGCTCGCCCCCTTCAGCGGCGGCCACCTCCTCGGCACCGACGAGGTCGGCCGCGACATCCTCAGCCGGCTGATGTACGGCACCCGGCTCGCCCTGCTGGTCGCCGTGGTTCCGACCCTGGTGGCGCTCGCCATCGGCGGCTGCCTCGGACTGCTCTCCGGCTATGTCGGCGGCTGGCTCGACAGCACCCTGATGCGCGTCTTCGACGTGATGTTCTCCTTCCCCGGGATCCTGCTGGCCCTCGGCATCGGGGTCGCTCTCGGCCCCGGCATCACCTCGATGGTCATCGCCATGGTGGTGGTCACCGTCCCCGAGTTCGGCCGGATCGTCCGCGGCAATGTCATCGCCCTGCGCCAGGAACAGTACGTGGAGGCCGCCGGCGCCCTCGGCTACAGCCATCCGCGCATCGCGTTCCGCCACATCACCCCGAACCTGCTCGGCGGTGTGGTCGTCTTCGCCACCCTCCAGACCGGCCGCAACGTCATCCTCAGCTCCAGCCTCGCCTTCCTCGGACTGGGCGCGCAGCCGCCCGCCCCCGACTGGGGTCAGATGCTCAGCGGCGGGCGCGCCCTGCTGGTGACCGCGCCGCACGTCGCCACCATCCCCGGCCTCGCGATCGTCGTACTCGCCGTCGGGTTCAACCTGCTCGGGGACGGCATCCGCGACCGTCTCGACCCGCGCAGCCGCAAGTCCCGGGCCGTGCGCGGCAGCGAACGCACCCTGCGGGCCCGGTGGAGCCGGTCATGA